One Carassius auratus strain Wakin chromosome 16, ASM336829v1, whole genome shotgun sequence genomic window carries:
- the LOC113116421 gene encoding protein ABHD16A-like, producing the protein MDGRMWLRCLFGPNLQRIHRSPDQTRTDGRPPRRGWNYQPMGLERHTGSILGWASALWSLSYYSSPLLLCYLYRKGYICSSKLAPLSQYVGTALVCLIGVACLRGWGRWRNPEYLQFISILEETRKNHTPNNKKKLACFDFDFKHWPVDFSWKEVSSPKLSKGGVSLLRPEPKHRGAADSVLNSVRTLPCHILSYLIVHSFGRRMLYPGSVGLLQKAMRPMLQQGQARLVEEYDGQRNKLVACDGNEIDTMFVDRRRDGGQAGKTLVICCEGNAGFYEVGCMNTPLDGGYSVLGWNHPGFGGSTGVPFPQNEANAMDVVIQFAVHKLGFQLSDIIVYAWSIGGFTASWAVMSYPEIRALVLDASFDDLLPLALKVMPDSWRPLVTRTVRQYMNLNNAEQLCKYQGPVLLIRRTKDEIITTTGPEDIMSNRGNDLLLKLLQYRYPKVMTEDTLRAVRQWLAAGTQIEEESVYTGYEVDDDWCLSVLQSYQTDRETQFPWSVGEDMTLEGRRQLALFLARKYMRNFETTHCTPLPITEFRPPWKL; encoded by the exons ATGGACGGAAGGATGTGGCTCCGGTGCCTATTCGGGCCCAATCTACAGCGGATCCACCGCTCACCGGACCAGACACGTACTGACGGCAGACCGCCCCGCAGG GGCTGGAATTATCAGCCAATGGGGTTGGAGAGACACACAGGCAGCATCCTCGGTTGG GCCTCAGCGCTGTGGTCTCTGTCCTACTACAGTTCTCCACTGCTCCTCTGTTATCTCTATAGGAAAG GGTACATCTGCAGCAGTAAGCTGGCTCCTCTCAGTCAGTATGTTGGCACAGCACTGGTCTGTCTGATAGGAGTGGCCTGTCTGAGAG GTTGGGGACGCTGGAGAAACCCAGAGTACCTTCAGTTCATCTCCATACTGGAGGAAACCAGGAAGAACCACACTCCTAACAACAAG AAAAAACTTGCATGTTTTGACTTCGACTTCAAACACTGGCCTGTAGATTTCAGCTGGAAAGAAGTCAGTAGTCC GAAGCTGTCTAAAGGTGGGGTGTCCCTGCTGAGGCCGGAGCCCAAACACAGGGGAGCAGCAGACAGTGTGCTAAATTCAGTTCGCACACTACCATGCCACATCTTAAg ttATCTGATAGTGCACTCGTTCGGCCGGAGGATGCTGTACCCGGGCTCAGTGGGTCTGCTGCAGAAGGCCATGAGACCCATGTTACAGCAGGGCCAGGCCAGACTCGTAGAAGAG TATGACGGTCAGCGGAACAAACTGGTGGCTTGTGATGGGAATGAGATTGACACCATGTTTGTCGACCGGAGGAGAGATGGAGGACAAGCCGGAAAAACTCTG GTGATCTGCTGTGAAGGAAACGCAGGGTTCTATGAGGTCGGCTGCATGAACACACCACTGGACG GGGGATATTCAGTGTTGGGCTGGAATCACCCAGGGTTTGGCGGCAGTACA GGAGTCCCATTTCCTCAAAACGAGGCCAATGCTATGGATgtggtcattcagtttgccgtGCACAAACTGGGCTTCCAGCTGAGTGACATCATTGTGTACGCCTGGTCAATAGGGGGCTTCACAG CCAGTTGGGCTGTGATGTCTTACCCAGAGATCCGAGCTCTGGTTCTAGATGCCTCATTTGATGACCTCTTACCGCTTGCGCTAAAGGTCATGCCTGACAGCTGGA GGCCCTTGGTCACCCGTACAGTGAGGCAGTACATGAACCTGAACAACGCTGAACAGCTCTGCAA GTACCAGGGACCAGTGTTATTGATCAGAAGAACCAAAGATGAAATCATCACCACCAC GGGTCCAGAAGACATCATGTCTAACAGAGGGAACGACCTGTTGCTCAAACTACTCCAGTACAG gTATCCTAAAGTCATGACCGAGGACACTCTCAGGGCGGTCAGGCAGTGGCTCGCAGCAGGGACACAGATTGAAGAAg AATCGGTGTACACAGGCTACGAGGTGGATGATGATTGGTGCTTGTCTGTGCTGCAGTCctatcagacagacagagagacccAGTTCCCCTGGAGCGTCG GTGAAGACATGACACTCGAGGGCAGACGGCAGCTTGCTCTATTCTtg GCCCGAAAGTATATGAGAAACTTTGAGACGACACACTGCACTCCACTCCCTATTACTGAGTTCAGGCCTCCCTGGAAACTGTAG
- the LOC113116420 gene encoding valine--tRNA ligase-like has translation MDTLYISSHPDDFRSLLPSVAAEFCPSPPRIIHEDPPAEVAGSRPALVLAGSGGTVLTGANAVSWYLAAAGNRTGSDKKQESQVWQWLSFAENELMPVACAVTFPLLGIMGVDKKLQQSSKAELLHVLKALDETLAPRTFLVGEGVTLADIAVTVAALLPFKYALEPADRKSLVNVTRWYNTCVNQPQFLKVLGKISLCEKMVPVTPKPSAAVNATATAASEAPTPDGTPANGPPKTEAQLKKEAKKREKMEKFQQKKEMEEKKKTQPQTEKKAKPEKKELGVITYNIPTPPGEKKDVLSPLPDSYSPQYVEASWYSWWEKQGFFKPEYGRKNVSEPNPRGVFMMCIPPPNVTGSLHLGHALTNAIQDCLTRWHRMRGETTLWNPGCDHAGIATQVVVEKKLMRERKMTRHDLGRENFIQEVWKWKNEKGDRIYHQLKKLGSSLDWDRACFTMDDKLSYAVQEAFVRMHEEGVIYRSKRLVNWSCTLNSAISDIEVDKKELMGRTLLPVPGYKEKVEFGVLVSFSYKIEGSDEEVVVATTRIETMLGDTAVAVHPNDSRYQHLKGKMVVHPFCDRKMPIVFDDFVDMNFGTGAVKITPAHDHNDYEVGERHKLPFINILDENGLLINVPPPFLGMKRFEARKAVLQALKDLGQFKEVKDNPMVVPVCSRSKDIVEPLLKPQWYVDCREMGKQAADVVRNGELKIIPDHHLKTWFNWMDNIRDWCISRQLWWGHRIPAYFVSVNDPSVKPGEDVDGHYWVSGRTEEEAREKAAKRFNVTADKISLRQDEDVLDTWFSSGIFPFSIFGWPSETEDLRVFYPGTLLETGHDILFFWVARMVMMGLKLTGKLPFKEVYLHAVVRDAHGRKMSKSLGNVIDPLDVITGISLEGLHAQLIESNLDPLEIEKAKQGQKSDYPSGIPECGTDALRFALCAYTSQGRDINLDVNRILGYRHFCNKLWNAVKFAMRTLGEGFVPCEKAQLCGSESVSDRWILSRLSAAVALCDGGFQAYDFTTITTAIYNFWLYELCDVYLESVKPVLSRTDSEGQKQADICRQTLYTCLEVGLRLLSPIMPFVTEELFQRLPRRHAQESPSSICVTPYPEISEFCWHSEDIDRQMEFVMSVVKTIRSLRADYNLTKTRADCYLQCIDSDTAALVQTYSLQIQTLSYSQAIHPVVGGDSTIPQGCAVAIASDKCTVHLMLRGLIDLEKEVTKLTAKKGELEKQMEKMKEKMAKSDYKEKVPVKVQEADAEKLRQNETELQKVKEAIENFRKMM, from the exons ATGGACACTCTATACATTTCTTCCCACCCGGATGACTTCAGGAGTTTGTTGCCCTCGGTCGCTGCTGAATTCTGTCCATCTCCTCCACGAATCATCCATGAGGACCCTCCGGCTGAGGTGGCCGGATCTCGTCCtgcgctggtcttagctggttcgGGGGGCACCGTGCTCACCGGTGCTAATGCTGTGAGCTGGTACCTAGCAGCAGCGGGCAACCGGACCGGCAGCGATAAGAAGCAGGAGAGTCAGGTTTGGCAATGGCTGAGCTTTGCTGAGAACGAGCTGATGCCCGTGGCCTGTGCTGTGACATTCCCTCTGCTGGGGATCATGGGGGTTGATAAGAAG CTGCAGCAGAGTTCCAAAGCAGAGCTGCTGCATGTTCTCAAAGCTCTAGATGAGACTCTAGCGCCGCGGACGTTCCTTGTAGGAGAGGGTGTGACTTTGGCGGATATAGCTGTTACTGTGGCAGCACTCCTGCCGTTTAAATAT GCATTGGAGCCTGCAGACAGGAAGTCATTGGTGAATGTGACAAGATGGTATAATACTTGTGTGAACCAGCCACAGTTCCTGAAGGTGCTGGGTAAAATCTCACTGTGTGAGAAAATGGTGCCTGTGACACCCAAACCCAGCGCTGCTGTGAATGCCACAGCAACTGCTGCTTCTGAAGCGCCTACACCAGACGGCACACCTGCTAACG GTCCTCCTAAAACAGAGGCTCAACTGAAGAAAGAGGCCAAGAAGCGAGAAAAGATGGAAAagtttcaacagaagaaagagatggaagagaagaagaagacgcAGCCTCAGACTGAG AAAAAGGCCAAACCTGAGAAGAAGGAACTAGGTGTGATCACCTACAACATCCCAACGCCGCCTGGAGAGAAAAAAG ATGTCTTGAGTCCTCTGCCTGATTCTTACAGTCCTCAGTATGTGGAAGCGTCCTGGTACTCCTGGTGGGAGAAACAGGGTTTCTTCAAGCCTGAATATGGG AGGAAGAATGTGAGTGAGCCAAACCCACGTGGAGTGTTCATGATGTGTATTCCTCCACCTAATGTGACCGGATCACTCCACCTTGGTCACGCCTTGACCAATGCCATTCAGGATTGCCTGACAAGATG GCACCGGATGAGAGGAGAGACCACTCTGTGGAATCCCGGCTGTGATCACGCTGGTATCGCCACACAGGTGGTGGTGGAGAAGAAACTGATGAGAGAGCGAAAGATGACCAGACACGATCTCGGGAGAGAGAACTTCATCCAGGAGGTCTGGAAGTGGAAGAACGA AAAGGGAGATCGCATCTATCACCAGCTGAAGAAGCTGGGTTCTTCTCTGGACTGGGACAGAGCTTGTTTTACCATGGATGAT AAACTGTCGTATGCGGTCCAGGAGGCTTTTGTACGTATGCATGAGGAGGGTGTGATCTACAGGAGCAAGAGACTCGTCAACTGGTCCTGCACCCTCAACTCTGCCATCTCTGACATAGAG GTCGATAAAAAGGAGCTGATGGGGCGAACTCTTCTTCCTGTGCCAGGTTATAAAGAGAAGGTTGAGTTTGGAGTGCTGGTGTCCTTCTCTTACAAGATTGAAGGGTCAG ATGAGGAGGTGGTAGTGGCCACCACCCGTATTGAGACGATGCTCGGAGACACAGCTGTTGCCGTCCACCCTAATGACTCCAGATATCAG CATCTCAAAGGAAAGATGGTTGTTCACCCATTCTGTGACAGAAAGATGCCCATTGTGTTTGATGATTTTGTGGATATGAACTTCGGGACAG GTGCTGTGAAGATCACTCCTGCTCATGATCATAATGATTACGAGGTGGGAGAGAGACACAAACTGCCCTTCATCAACATCCTAGATGAAAATGGCCTCCTCATCAATGTTCCTCCTCCGTTCCTG GGAATGAAGCGCTTTGAGGCCAGGAAAGCTGTGCTCCAGGCTCTGAAAGACTTAGGCCAGTTTAAGGAGGTCAAAGACAATCCCATGGTGGTGCCCGTCTGCAG CCGCTCTAAGGACATAGTGGAGCCTCTTCTGAAGCCTCAGTGGTACGTGGACTGCAGGGAGATGGGAAAGCAGGCCGCAGATGTCGTCAGAAACGGAGAGCTCAAGATCATCCCTGACCACCACCTCAAAACCTGGTTCAACTGGATGGACAACATCAG GGACTGGTGCATCTCACGGCAGTTGTGGTGGGGTCACAGGATACCAGCGTACTTTGTGTCTGTGAATGATCCGTCAGTCAAACCAGGAGAG GATGTGGACGGACATTATTGGGTCAGTGGGAGAACAGAGGAGGAAGCCAGAGAGAAAGCTGCCAAACGCTTCAATGTCACTGCAGACAAAATCTCTCTGCGCCAGG ATGAGGATGTGTTGGACACTTGGTTCTCCTCAGGGATCTTCCCCTTCTCCATCTTTGGCTGGCCATCTGAG ACAGAGGATCTGAGAGTCTTCTACCCAGGCACACTGTTAGAGACGGGCCATGATATCCTGTTCTTCTGGGTGGCTCGTATGGTCATGATGGGCCTCAAACTCACTGGAAAACTACCTTTCAAAGAG GTCTACCTGCATGCGGTGGTACGGGACGCCCATGGCAGGAAAATGAGCAAGTCTCTCGGTAACGTCATCGACCCTCTGGACGTCATCACTGGCATTTCACTGGAG gGTCTTCATGCTCAGCTAATAGAAAGCAATCTTGACCCTCTGGAGATTGAGAAGGCCAAACAGGGACAG AAATCCGACTATCCCAGTGGAATTCCAGAATGCGGGACTGATGCGCTCAGATTTGCTTTGTGTGCTTACACCAGTCAag GCCGAGACATTAATCTGGATGTGAACAGGATCCTGGGATACAGGCATTTCTGTAACAAGCTGTGGAATGCAGTGAAGTTTGCCATGAGGACTCTGGGGGAGGGATTTGTGCCCTGCGAGAAAGCTCAG CTGTGTGGCAGTGAAAGTGTGTCTGACCGCTGGATTCTGTCCCGTCTGAGCGCAGCAGTAGCACTGTGCGATGGCGGATTTCAGGCCTACGATTTTACCACAATCACCACCGCTATCTACAATTTCTGGCTGTACGAGCTCTGCGATGTTTATCTG GAGAGTGTGAAGCCGGTGTTGAGTAGGACAGACTCGGAGGGACAAAAGCAAGCGGACATCTGCAGACAGACTCTCTACACCTGTTTGGAGGTGGGACTCCGCCTCCTGTCTCCCATCATGCCTTTTGTGACTGAAGAGCTCTTCCAGCGGTTGCCAAGAAGACATGCTCAGGAAAGCCCTTCCAGCATCTGTGTCACACCTTACCCAGAAATATCAGAG TTCTGTTGGCACAGCGAGGACATCGACCGTCAGATGGAGTTTGTCATGTCTGTGGTCAAAACCATCCGATCACTCAGGGCCGATTATAACCTGACCAAGACCCGCGCTGACT GTTATCTGCAGTGCATAGACTCTGATACTGCTGCTCTGGTGCAGACATACAGTCTCCAGATCCAGACGCTGTCTTACTCTCAGGCTATTCACCCAGTGGTGGGGGGCGACAGCACTATCCCACAAGGCTGTGCGGTGGCCATCGCCTCAGATAAATGCACTGTTCACCTCATGCTGAGG GGTTTGATTGATTTGGAAAAGGAGGTCACTAAACTGACAGCGAAGAAAGGGGAGCTGGAGAAACAGATGGAAAAGATGAAGGAAAAGATGGCCAAGAGTGACTACAAGGAGAAAGTCCCTGTTAAAGTGCAGGAGGCAGATGCCGAGAAG CTGAGGCAGAATGAAACAGAACTACAAAAAGTGAAGGAAGCCATCGAAAACTTCAGAAAGATGATGTAA